One genomic segment of Anas platyrhynchos isolate ZD024472 breed Pekin duck chromosome 32, IASCAAS_PekinDuck_T2T, whole genome shotgun sequence includes these proteins:
- the LOC140000506 gene encoding olfactory receptor 14C36-like produces the protein MSNSSFPTEFLLLAFADTRQLQLLHFGLFLGIYLAALLGNGLILTAVACDHRLHTPMYFFLLNLALLDLGTITTTVPKAMANSLWDTTAISYTGCAAQVFFFFFFLSAEFYLLTIMAYDRYIAICKPLHYGTVMASRTCANIAAAAWGSTFLYAVLHTANTFSFPLCQGNALDQFFCEIPQILRLSCSEAYLREFGPIVVSAVLASGCFVFLVLSYVQIFRAVLRIPSQQGQHKAFSTCLPHLAVVSLFISSGTFTYLKPPSMSSSSLNLLLAVLYSVVPPAVNPLIYSMRNQELKDTVWKVMTGVFQKQ, from the coding sequence atgtccaacagcagcttccccacagagttcctcctgttggcatttgcagacacacgccagctgcagctcctgcacttcgggctcttcctgggcatctacctggctgccctcctgggcaacggcctcatcctcaccgccgtagcctgcgaccaccgcctccacactcccatgtacttcttcctcctcaacctcgccctccttgacctgggcactattaccaccactgttcccaaagccatggccaactccCTATGGGATACCACAGCCATTTCCTACACAGGTTGTGCTGctcaagtttttttctttttcttttttctttcagcagagttttatcttctcaccatcatggcctatgaccgctacattgccatctgcaaacctcTGCACTATGGGACAGTAATGGCCAGCAGAACTTGTGCCAACattgcagcagctgcctggggcagtacttttctctatgctgtgctgcacactgccaataccttttccttccccctctgccaaggcaatgccctggaccagttcttctgtgaaattccccagatcctcaggCTTTCCTGCTCAGAAGCCTACCTCAGAGAATTTGGGCCTATTGTGGTTAGTGCTGTTTTAGCatctggctgttttgttttccttgtgctgtcctatgtgcagatcttcagggctgtgctgaggatcccctcgcagcagggccagcacaaagccttttccacatgcctccctcacctggccgtggtctccctgttcatcAGCAGTGGCACATTTACCTACCTGAAGCCTCCCTCTATGTCCTCTTCctccctgaatcttttgctggcagttctgtactcggtggtgcctccagcagtgaaccccctcatctacagcatgaggaaccaggagctgaaggatacagtgtggaaagtgatgactggagtttttcagaagcaataa
- the LOC140000509 gene encoding olfactory receptor 14I1-like: MSNRSFPTEFLLLAFADTREMQLLHFGLFLGIYLAALLGNGLILTAVACDHHLHTPMYIYLLNLALLDLGTITTTVPKAMANSLWDTTAISYAGCATQVFFFVVFVTAEFYLLTIMAYDRYIAICKPLRYGTIMTSRTCVNMAAAAWGSTFLYAVLHTANTFSLPLCQGNALDQFFCELPQILKLSCSEAYLREFGPIVVSVCLLFGCFVFLVLSYVQIFRVVLRIPSQQGQHKAFSTCLPHLAVVSLFISSGTFAYLKPPSVSSSSLNLLLAVLYSVVPPAVNPLIYSMRNQELKDAVWKVMTGGF; encoded by the coding sequence atgtccaacagaaGCTTCCCCACTGAGTTCCTCCTGttggcatttgcagacacacgcgagatgcagctcctgcacttcgggcttttcctgggcatctacctggctgccctcctgggcaacggcctcatcctcaccgccgtagcctgcgaccaccacctccacacccccatgtacatctacctcctcaacctcgccctccttgacctgggcactattaccaccactgttcccaaagccatggccaactccCTATGGGATACCACagccatttcctatgcaggctGTGCTacccaggtctttttctttgttgtctttgtCACAGCAGAATTTTACCTACTCAcgatcatggcctatgaccgctacattgccatttGCAAACCCCTGCGCTATGGGACAATAATGACCAGCAggacttgtgtcaacatggcagcagctgcctggggtagtacttttctctatgctgtgcttcacactgccaataccttttccctccccctctgccaaggcaatgccctggaccagttcttctgtgaacttccccagatcctcaagctctcctgctcagaagCCTACCTCAGAGAATTTGGGCCTATTGTGGTTAGTGTCTGTTtattatttggttgttttgttttccttgtgctgtcctatgtgcagatcttcagagttgtgctgaggatcccctcgcagcagggccagcacaaagccttttccacatgcctccctcacctggccgtggtctccctgttcatcagcagtggcacatttgcctacctgaaaccCCCCTCcgtgtcctcctcctcccttaatcttttgctggcagttctgtactcggtggtgcctccagcagtgaaccccctcatctacagcatgaggaaccaggagctgaaggatgcagtgtggaaagtgatgactggaggtttttga